Below is a window of Camelina sativa cultivar DH55 chromosome 11, Cs, whole genome shotgun sequence DNA.
CTATTCTGctttgttcttttctgtttcttcattcttcttcttgtgccGAGTAACATACTTCTGGTACTCCTCAAGCTCTTTCTCCAGCTTCTCTATGAACTCACTCGTATGTTCAAGCGATTGCTCATACCGATATTTCTCCAAAGCCTGCcattttcatttactttttgTCAGAACAAGAAACACGCAGCCAACATAACGTATCTGGATTTATCAATACCTTATCTTTCGAGAGGGTATCAATGGGAGACATAACCTCTGGCCTCACATAGTTTTTGCCACGGTACAATACTATGGAGTTGTTAGGTTTGACATCAATCACAATGCCCTTGCTCAACCGAGCAAGCTCTGCTGCATACTCATGAACCTGCCCGGGTTTGTTGCAGGGCTTGCAAATAACTTTAACAGTCTCATGCTTTTTCCAGTGGAGGTGCAGATTCAGAACCACACCTCCAAACACTCCTCGTCTCCCGACAAGTACAaagttctttctcttctcaccTGTACGTTTTAGGTAATGCTGCTCTTCCTCTGTCAAAATTTCTGGATCATAGGGGTCCGCTGGTGATTTCGGGACATCGTATTTCCTCAGTTTCTCAATCAACCATTCTTCTTTCCTCTTGGCCTGTACAATCAAACCATACCAACAAATTTTGAATAAACTTCAGAGCTACTAACATGTTACATTAACTTATACAGATGAACACATCATTATAAGAGTAACAGTTTATATGCATATAAAGGTCTACCCTTTCCAAGTTGGCAAGAAAACCCAATTATAATGCAGTTGTGCAAAACTAGTATAGGTAGAATAATATGAAACTGCATCAATACTGATTAAAACCTTTTCAAGCTTGTAACGAATCCTAACTTCAGGGTTTGGAgaattcatcttctttttcgcCTTAAGACGATAAAACCTCAACTCATTCACTTTAGCCTTTCTTGACAGTTTAGCCcttttccatttcttttctttccttgtaGGCACAACATTGTTACCAGTGGCATTGTTGAAAGCAAACCTCACAACATTATCATCTGTTCTTAGCTCTATAGTTGAATTACTTATGCAACGTCTGTTAAACAAAGCATCATACGCAAGCAGAGTCTGCTTCTGAGATCGTAAAAGGTCAAAAGAAGCTGATTCATATGGAACTTGTAGAAAAGGTCTTGACTTTACATAAATGGAGTAATTAGAGAACTGATTGTGAAGCAAGACGAGTCCACAGTTCctgccaaacaaacaaaaagaaacctagAAGTCAATAAGAAGACACACAAGGAAAGCTTAACACTTTATGGTTTCTACATCAAAAAGGCACAAAATTGCAGACAAATTGATTAGGAAAAAGGGTGAATACCATTTGGGATTTCTGAGAAATCGATGAGCGATTCCTTTGGCATAGCCTAAAACTAACATAACATCCTTTGCCGGAGATAAACTATTGGTCGGAAAGCCAAGAATTCACGGCGTCGGAGAACTCACGCACGGTGACGAAGAGAAGGTGACTTGTTTGTTCAGGGTTTTAAGCCTTTCAGGATTATGGCAAAGAAACAATTTGGTACAACCGGTTGgttcaattattttgtttggtttattttgctGCATTACAATTTTCAAACCAGATTGTTgatctatttctttttctttttcttttttttttttttttcNNNNNNNNNNNNNNNNNNNNNNNNNNNNNNNNNNNNNNttttttttttttttttcctctctctcttattGATCTCTCTCTAATATAGTACCGAAGTTTTATTATTTCGTTTAGTTTTAGTTTACGGTTTAAATAGTGACAAGGTCGGGGCAAACAAACAGACATTTGGTCACCATTCaaactctatatttttttttatcggcTAATTTATATCTTTTCACTAATATCTTATACGAATGAgagaatttaaaaacaaataacaaattttattgtactttattatttttttgtcaattttcaaaattacttcAAATacatgtttataaaattttatccaGATCTTTATAAAACATACTGTAAGATAGTTTAAgatattttcattatatttttttttgttctagttgcgactttgtttttttgcaaaaaCTTAAGAATTTTTTGAAACTATTGACATATTCTGATCTAGACATTATGTAAAGCTATTATTCCGAAAGTACcacaaaaaattaaagatatttttagattattagAATAtcgtgttttttaaaaaaaaatcatcagtaggtagggttttacaaagtttttacaTTATTGGTATTACTTATTagtgttttaaaacaaaaatcattaagGGTACAAATGTACAGTAGTAAACACAAAAtcactatatttaaattttaaaaaatcattaagaaTTCTTGAAAAActcttaaaataattattagtttccaaaaaataaaCTCACTTTCTATCTCTCATGttttatggagaaaatattaaaattattatttttaattgtttaaccATCAAAACTAAAAGATAATATTAGATATCTAATTAtaccatattatttattttgagtAAATTATGGTTTTTTATGGTTAGAAACTTATCAAAGTACTAAAGGACcaaatttatagtgttttttttaacaattccaATCATGATACAAATTTTAGTACGATTTAAGTATTTGgcacaaatttagtttttgtatacttgaaaattattttgtaatatttaatctATGGTAAAAAGAGACAAATTAtggtaaataatttataaaggtattaagagaaaatattaaGAATCTTGTTATACGATTTAAATCATGATATCtagggattttcaaaaatacccttttttttaatgtcacttttcaaaaataccttttcatagtgtctattttcaaaaatactactttttaatatataaaatgattaaattctaaactctaaaccctaaatactaAATCTACCttctaaaaactataccctaaatataaaatagagaaccaacacctaaaaaaaaattctaaaaattaatttaacatattgtaattgtgtacaagggataaaaataaaaatgttcaaaaaggggtatttttgaaaaggagtatctcaaaaaagatatttataacCAGTTCTCATTTATATAACGGCAAGAACATAATTTTTCataagttttgaagattagCTTACACTTCGACTCGAAATCCTTGAatattaaaaaacgaaaaaatacatttcttaaaaaaaaacttttatttttgaataaattcaAATATGGTCGATAGCCTAATTGCAATCCGGTGCAGAAAGATGTTTTATCTCAAGGTAAGATCTCAGAAGATAAGTCTCGTACATTTCTTCATCATGTACTCCTAGTTCCTCAATTGTCTTGTGTCCAACCGCAGCTCCACAATATTGATCAGGACATGAGATTAGAGTTAGGTTTCTTTTCAAAGAGTAGAAATGCTTTTTAAGTTACTCTTTCCAACAAGTTTTGCAAAACTTGTGGGAACAAAAGGGCGTGGAGATCAgacaatcatcttcttcatcatcattagcatcatcatcttcatcttcctcatcatattcatcctcatcttcctcatc
It encodes the following:
- the LOC104723905 gene encoding uncharacterized CRM domain-containing protein At3g25440, chloroplastic-like, with translation MLVLGYAKGIAHRFLRNPKWNCGLVLLHNQFSNYSIYVKSRPFLQVPYESASFDLLRSQKQTLLAYDALFNRRCISNSTIELRTDDNVVRFAFNNATGNNVVPTRKEKKWKRAKLSRKAKVNELRFYRLKAKKKMNSPNPEVRIRYKLEKAKRKEEWLIEKLRKYDVPKSPADPYDPEILTEEEQHYLKRTGEKRKNFVLVGRRGVFGGVVLNLHLHWKKHETVKVICKPCNKPGQVHEYAAELARLSKGIVIDVKPNNSIVLYRGKNYVRPEVMSPIDTLSKDKALEKYRYEQSLEHTSEFIEKLEKELEEYQKYVTRHKKKNEETEKNKAE